From Candidatus Bathyanammoxibius amoris, the proteins below share one genomic window:
- the arcC gene encoding carbamate kinase, producing the protein MAIKKAVIAFGGNAILKQGERGTIREQLTHCRETCDALLDIVGTGYELVIVHGNGPQVGNMLLRAEGVRGKVPELPLDVCVAATQGTMGFMLEIEMRNRLKERGLDKEVTTLMTQVVIDPDRERFEHPTKPVGPFYDEERAGELRRERHWDIVEDSHRGFRRVVASPRPVEILGIETIRSLINKRHIVIAAGGGGVPVLRRNGERLSGVEAVIDKDYTAGLMAREVGAELLIVLTRVESVCVNFGGPDEKPLRRITTAEARDYLARGEFPAGSMAPKISAALEFVEATGHQVLITAAGTLKPAMDGLTGTRIVKGS; encoded by the coding sequence ATGGCCATCAAAAAAGCGGTCATTGCCTTCGGCGGTAACGCAATCCTTAAGCAGGGGGAGAGGGGAACCATCCGGGAACAGCTCACGCACTGCCGTGAGACATGTGACGCGCTGCTTGACATCGTAGGCACGGGGTATGAGCTTGTTATAGTGCACGGCAACGGCCCCCAGGTGGGCAACATGCTCCTGCGCGCGGAAGGGGTGCGCGGAAAAGTGCCGGAACTGCCCCTTGACGTCTGTGTCGCCGCGACGCAGGGTACGATGGGGTTTATGCTTGAGATAGAGATGCGCAACCGGTTGAAGGAACGCGGGCTTGACAAAGAGGTGACCACGCTTATGACCCAGGTGGTCATTGACCCCGACAGGGAGAGGTTCGAACATCCCACGAAACCTGTAGGACCGTTTTACGACGAAGAACGTGCCGGGGAACTGAGGCGCGAAAGGCACTGGGATATTGTAGAAGACAGCCACAGGGGATTTCGCCGTGTTGTAGCTTCACCAAGACCGGTCGAGATACTGGGAATCGAGACAATCCGGTCGCTTATTAACAAGCGACACATCGTTATCGCGGCAGGCGGGGGCGGCGTACCCGTCCTGAGAAGAAACGGCGAACGTCTTAGCGGCGTAGAGGCGGTAATTGACAAGGACTATACGGCCGGTCTGATGGCACGTGAGGTGGGGGCGGAGCTGTTAATCGTCCTTACCCGTGTGGAGAGTGTGTGCGTAAATTTTGGTGGTCCTGATGAAAAACCCCTGCGGCGCATCACCACCGCCGAGGCCAGGGACTATCTTGCGCGGGGTGAATTCCCGGCGGGTAGTATGGCCCCAAAGATTTCCGCGGCCCTTGAATTCGTAGAGGCAACGGGCCATCAGGTGTTGATAACCGCCGCCGGGACTCTCAAGCCCGCCATGGACGGTCTCACCGGCACCAGGATAGTAAAGGGCAGTTAG
- a CDS encoding cyclic 2,3-diphosphoglycerate synthase, translated as MKKDRVIIMGAAGRDFHNFNLCFRKDPENSRVVAFTAAQIPGISRRRYPPSLAGKHYPRGIPIYPEERLVELIRKHKVNKVVLAYSDLPYAEVMKKDALVNAAGADFVLLGPAGTMLKSKKPVVAVTAVRTGCGKSSTTRKIAGLLKKMGVRPVVVRHPMPYGDLEKQTCQRFVNYDDLDRHNCTIEEREEYEPLIDRGFTVYAGVDYGKILRRAEREADVIIWDGGNNDFPFFRPDLYITLVDPHRPGHEVSYYPGEINLRSADVIIINKIKTAKKSGVRQVEKNIRECNPGAVVIHASLAITIDCPECVERKKVLVVEDGPTLTHGGMAYGAGTFAAKRYNSRIVDPRPCLTGSLKKVFRQYPHLSKVLPAMGYGPKQLEELRRVIDCVRCDAVISATPTDLSRIIDCNKPIVRVDYKLEEIKGPGRPGLRKVLKEFLARHGL; from the coding sequence ATGAAAAAAGACCGGGTTATAATCATGGGCGCGGCGGGCAGGGATTTCCATAATTTTAACCTTTGCTTCCGCAAAGACCCGGAAAACTCGCGGGTGGTCGCCTTTACCGCCGCGCAGATACCCGGAATAAGCCGCAGGAGGTATCCCCCCTCCCTCGCGGGTAAACACTACCCGCGCGGAATCCCAATCTATCCCGAAGAAAGATTGGTTGAGCTTATACGTAAGCATAAGGTGAACAAGGTGGTGCTTGCCTACAGCGACCTGCCGTACGCTGAGGTTATGAAGAAAGACGCGCTGGTGAATGCGGCCGGCGCGGATTTCGTGCTGCTTGGACCTGCCGGGACCATGCTCAAATCAAAAAAACCCGTGGTCGCCGTCACCGCCGTTCGCACGGGCTGCGGCAAGAGCTCTACTACCAGAAAGATAGCGGGACTCTTGAAAAAAATGGGCGTGCGTCCCGTAGTGGTGCGTCACCCCATGCCATACGGCGACCTTGAGAAACAGACCTGCCAGCGTTTTGTGAACTACGATGACCTGGACCGCCATAACTGTACCATCGAAGAACGGGAGGAGTACGAACCGCTGATAGACAGGGGTTTCACGGTCTATGCCGGTGTGGACTACGGCAAGATACTCAGGCGCGCGGAGCGTGAGGCCGACGTGATTATCTGGGACGGGGGGAATAACGACTTCCCGTTCTTCCGTCCTGATTTATATATCACGCTGGTCGACCCCCACCGTCCCGGACACGAGGTCTCGTACTATCCCGGCGAGATAAACCTGAGAAGCGCCGACGTGATTATTATTAACAAGATAAAGACCGCCAAAAAGAGCGGGGTAAGACAGGTGGAAAAAAACATCCGTGAGTGCAACCCCGGTGCCGTGGTTATCCACGCGAGCCTTGCCATAACCATAGACTGCCCGGAGTGCGTGGAGCGTAAGAAGGTGCTTGTGGTGGAGGACGGCCCCACGCTCACCCACGGCGGGATGGCCTACGGCGCCGGCACGTTCGCGGCGAAGAGGTATAATTCCCGCATAGTAGACCCCCGGCCCTGCCTGACAGGTTCACTCAAAAAAGTTTTCCGGCAGTACCCGCATCTGTCCAAGGTCCTGCCCGCCATGGGCTACGGGCCGAAACAGCTTGAGGAACTGCGCCGGGTCATAGACTGCGTGAGGTGCGACGCCGTCATATCCGCCACCCCCACCGACCTCTCACGTATTATAGACTGCAACAAACCTATCGTCCGCGTGGACTACAAGCTTGAGGAAATAAAGGGCCCCGGCCGCCCCGGCCTCAGAAAGGTCCTGAAGGAGTTTCTTGCCCGCCACGGATTGTAA
- a CDS encoding YggS family pyridoxal phosphate-dependent enzyme yields MMMNPLLTVKSEEEARETLSRNLEEIRSRIDAACACSGRDPESIKLVLSTKYVDASVVRLLYKLGVSDVGENRIQDTQQKQELLSDLPVRWHMFGHLQRNKVKKALKFFELIHSVENLPLAEEIDKVSRGMGRRTKILVEVNVSGEPQKYGLRPEETSAFMEKLGPMRGIQVLGLMAMTPLMEIDDVDTELCRGIFRGLRQLSEDIEGTGIENIKMQYLSMGMTQDFEIAVEEGSNLLRIGSAVFRGI; encoded by the coding sequence ATGATGATGAACCCACTTCTCACTGTTAAGTCGGAAGAAGAGGCAAGGGAGACCCTGAGCCGCAACCTGGAAGAAATTCGCTCAAGGATAGACGCCGCGTGCGCCTGTTCAGGGCGTGACCCGGAGTCCATAAAGCTTGTACTCTCAACCAAGTACGTTGATGCAAGTGTCGTAAGGCTGCTCTATAAGCTGGGTGTCAGCGACGTGGGCGAGAACCGCATACAGGATACGCAGCAAAAACAAGAACTCCTGTCGGACCTCCCCGTCAGGTGGCACATGTTCGGCCACCTGCAACGCAACAAGGTGAAAAAAGCCCTGAAATTTTTTGAGCTGATACACTCGGTCGAGAACCTGCCGCTGGCGGAGGAGATTGACAAGGTCTCGCGGGGCATGGGCAGGCGGACAAAAATCCTGGTAGAGGTCAACGTCAGCGGTGAGCCGCAGAAATACGGGCTCAGGCCGGAGGAGACTTCGGCTTTTATGGAAAAACTCGGCCCCATGCGGGGCATTCAGGTGCTTGGCCTCATGGCAATGACCCCGCTTATGGAGATAGACGACGTTGATACGGAGCTCTGCAGGGGCATCTTCCGTGGCCTCAGGCAGCTATCAGAAGACATAGAAGGAACTGGTATAGAGAATATAAAGATGCAGTACCTCTCGATGGGCATGACACAGGACTTTGAGATAGCGGTGGAGGAGGGGTCAAACCTCTTAAGGATTGGTTCCGCCGTGTTCAGGGGAATTTAG
- a CDS encoding DUF167 domain-containing protein, giving the protein MPAIELKKTSEGIVIPVRVQPGAKKNSIVGEWAGRLKLQVTAPPEKGKANDAVVKLLAKVLGVQRSSVRIVSGGLSRDKKVLVQGISSEKDFLEVLYRK; this is encoded by the coding sequence ATGCCTGCAATAGAGCTGAAAAAGACTTCGGAAGGTATTGTCATCCCTGTAAGGGTGCAGCCCGGCGCAAAAAAAAATAGCATAGTGGGCGAGTGGGCCGGGAGGCTCAAGCTGCAGGTGACAGCGCCGCCTGAAAAAGGCAAGGCGAACGACGCGGTGGTAAAGCTGCTTGCAAAAGTCCTCGGAGTTCAGAGGTCAAGCGTCCGCATCGTCTCCGGCGGGTTGTCCCGCGACAAGAAGGTCTTGGTTCAGGGTATAAGTTCAGAAAAGGATTTTTTAGAAGTTCTATACCGGAAGTGA